One part of the Gloeocapsa sp. PCC 73106 genome encodes these proteins:
- a CDS encoding cell wall metabolism sensor histidine kinase WalK, with amino-acid sequence MFQKTCLQLTLSYLGVLTIILSVFTSVVRSTFARSLSQQLTLRLENLAKAASFNMDIEVGEFDIDEEEIIVSQTQVVQWFDLQGNLISQQGEYHIYPHSMISITYPVKDLNTGEEIGYVRVSESKDELKNTLRRLDYGLGIGVAIAFLLSGFGSIWLTRRAMQPIENSFDRLKQFTADASHELRNPLMAIRANADVALKYPSSIRQSDVEKFAAISSAAHQMTRLMENLLLLARTDQIQNLQKKLVNITWMLSNLVQLYKVQTKDKKFTWQQELEKNLYILGDEVLLKQLFVNLLQNALCYTPKGGSIIIEAKQTSCLVIQIKDTGIGIAPEHLERIFDRFWRVDKSRSYQTGQSGLGLAIVKEIVQLHQGKISVKSQLGVGSCFTVSLPSI; translated from the coding sequence ATGTTTCAAAAAACTTGTTTGCAGCTAACTTTATCTTATCTGGGAGTATTAACCATTATCTTGAGTGTATTTACTAGTGTAGTTCGCAGCACATTTGCCCGCAGCCTTAGCCAACAATTGACCCTAAGATTAGAAAACTTGGCCAAAGCAGCTAGCTTTAATATGGATATTGAAGTCGGAGAATTTGATATCGATGAAGAAGAGATTATAGTTAGCCAGACACAGGTAGTACAATGGTTTGATCTTCAGGGGAATTTAATCAGTCAACAAGGGGAGTACCATATCTATCCACATTCAATGATCAGTATTACTTATCCGGTAAAAGATTTAAATACCGGAGAAGAGATCGGCTATGTTCGAGTCAGTGAATCAAAGGATGAATTAAAGAATACTCTACGTCGTTTAGATTATGGATTGGGAATAGGAGTAGCGATCGCTTTTTTGTTAAGTGGGTTTGGTAGTATTTGGTTAACTCGTCGAGCTATGCAACCAATTGAAAATAGTTTTGATCGACTAAAACAGTTTACTGCCGATGCTTCCCACGAACTACGCAATCCGTTGATGGCGATTAGAGCCAATGCTGATGTAGCTCTCAAATATCCTAGTAGTATAAGACAGAGTGATGTAGAAAAGTTTGCTGCAATTTCTTCAGCTGCTCATCAAATGACTCGACTGATGGAAAATTTACTTCTTTTGGCTCGAACCGATCAAATTCAGAATCTGCAAAAAAAACTAGTGAATATTACCTGGATGTTGTCCAATCTGGTTCAGTTATATAAAGTCCAGACCAAAGACAAGAAGTTTACTTGGCAACAGGAGCTTGAAAAAAATTTATATATATTAGGAGATGAAGTATTATTAAAACAACTTTTTGTTAATTTATTACAAAATGCACTATGTTATACACCTAAGGGAGGTTCGATAATAATTGAAGCTAAACAGACTAGTTGTCTTGTCATCCAAATAAAAGATACGGGAATTGGTATTGCGCCAGAACATTTGGAGCGAATATTTGACCGATTTTGGCGCGTAGATAAATCTCGTTCTTATCAAACCGGTCAATCAGGATTAGGATTAGCGATCGTTAAAGAAATTGTTCAACTACATCAAGGTAAAATATCGGTAAAGAGTCAGTTGGGAGTTGGTAGCTGTTTTACAGTTTCTTTGCCATCAATCTGA